A portion of the Lolium rigidum isolate FL_2022 chromosome 1, APGP_CSIRO_Lrig_0.1, whole genome shotgun sequence genome contains these proteins:
- the LOC124682771 gene encoding protein EXORDIUM-like 3 — protein sequence MPGPGGVLLLLVLAAPLATAWRPWPPRDATGAIDPGFGASKKFEGSSDFVKLEYHMGPVLAAAITVHPIWYGAWPADQKRTIRAFLRSLSSDQKVPSPSVADWWRTVQLYTDQTTANVSAAVALGQEKTDARMSRGASLSRMDIQSVVRDAVTARTRPLPVDAGGVYLVLTSTEVLVENFCGQVCGFHYFTFPSVVGYTLPYAWVGNSARRCPEVCAYPFAIPAYVPNRRPEAPPNGDAGVDGMVSVIAHELAEMASNPLANAWYAGGDPSFPTEIADLCEGIYGTGGGGAYTGQLLTDGRSGSSYNVNGVGGRRFLVQWVWDPYRSYCSGPNALDQH from the coding sequence ATGCCAGGCCCCGGCGGCGTCCTCCTGCTCCTCGTCCTCGCGGCGCCGCTCGCCACGGCGTGGCGCCCGTGGCCGCCGCGCGACGCCACCGGCGCCATCGACCCGGGCTTCGGCGCGTCCAAGAAGTTCGAGGGGTCGTCGGACTTCGTCAAGCTGGAGTACCACATGGGCCcggtcctcgccgccgccatcaccgtCCACCCGATCTGGTACGGCGCCTGGCCCGCCGACCAGAAGCGCACCATCCGCGCCTTCCTCCGCTCCCTCTCCTCCGACCAGAAGGTCCCCTCGCCGTCCGTCGCCGACTGGTGGCGCACCGTGCAGCTCTACACGGACCAGACCACGGCGAacgtgtcggcggcggtggcgctggGCCAGGAGAAGACCGACGCGCGCATGTCCCGCGGCGCGTCGCTGTCCCGGATGGACATCCAGTCCGTGGTGCGCGACGCGGTCACCGCGCGCACCAGGCCGCTCCCGGTCGACGCCGGCGGCGTCTACCTGGTGCTCACCTCCACGGAGGTGCTCGTGGAGAACTTCTGCGGCCAGGTGTGCGGCTTCCACTACTTCACCTTCCCGTCCGTGGTCGGCTACACGCTCCCCTACGCCTGGGTCGGCAACTCGGCGCGCCGCTGCCCGGAGGTGTGCGCGTACCCGTTCGCCATCCCGGCGTACGTGCCGAACCGGAGGCCCGAGGCGCCACCGAACGGGGACGCCGGCGTGGACGGCATGGTCAGCGTCATCGCGCACGAGCTGGCGGAGATGGCCTCCAACCCGCTGGCCAACGCGTGGTACGCCGGCGGGGACCCGTCGTTCCCCACCGAGATCGCGGATCTCTGCGAGGGCATCtacggcaccggcggcggcggcgcgtacaCCGGGCAGCTGCTCACCGACGGTCGGTCCGGCTCGTCGTACAACGTGAACGGCGTCGGGGGGCGCAGGTTCCTGGTGCAGTGGGTGTGGGACCCCTACCGCAGCTACTGCTCCGGCCCCAACGCGCTCGACCAGCACTAG